CCGGATACCTAGCGTAACTTTTTTTCCAATCGTAACTTCTGTATCTGGTGATACAATAGCCCTTATCTTCCGTTTACCAACTTGTATATTTAACAGATTGTCTCTGCCAATCCGCTCTACCATCATTGTTTCTCCTGTGATCCCCCCTTGTTCATTTTCTGACTGTACAAATAAGTCCTCAGGTCTTACTCCAACAATAACTTGTTCCTGTGGTTCAACTTCATGCGTTACTTGCTTAGTAATCGCTATTCGCTGATCTGTGTCTTCTAATCTCACGAATTGTTTATTTGTTTCTAATACAGCAGGTAATTGATTCATAGGCGGATTGCCTAAAAACCGACCTACAAATTCATTCTGTGGATATTCGTAAATTTCTCTCGCATCACTATACTGTTGATATTTACCATCTTTTATTAATAAAATTTTATCGGATATACTGAGGGCCTCTTCTTGATCATGTGTTACGAAAACCGTAGTAATCCCTATCGTTTGTTGTATACGCCTAATCTCTTCACGCATTTCTAAACGAAGTCTAGCATCCAGATTAGATAATGGTTCATCTAATAACAACAATTTAGGTTTTTTCACAAGCGCTCTTGCGATTGCAACGCGTTGCTGCTGACCTCCCGATAACTGGCTGGGTTTTCTTTCTAAAAGATGCCCTATTTGCACAAGCTCAGCCATCGCTATCGCACTTTCTCTTGCCTCTTTTTTAGCTACTTTGGCCATTTTCAATGGAAACATAATATTTTTTAAAACCGTCATATGTGGATAAAGTGCATAATTTTGGAATACCATGCCAATTTGTCGTTTCTCTGGCGACACTTTATTCATCAACTGTTCACCAAAATATAATTCACCTGAAGTCGGTTGATATAGCCCTGCTAACATGAACAAGGTGGTACTTTTCCCACAACCACTAGGTCCAAGTAAGGAAACTAAACTCCCTTCTTCAATAGTTACAGATAAGCGATCTACGGCTGTCACCTCTGCAAATTGCATCGAAATATTGTTCAAAGTAATATTCACTGCAAATCCTCCGTTTACGTATTTTTATCTGATTATTCAGAACTATTTTATCGACAATATGTACATTTTTCTAGCTTTTTTTATAAATATGAGGTATGTTTAAATGTTACACAGTATTCACTAAAATCATTATGTAGTAGTCTTAGTGAAAAAGCAATATGAAAACCACTTAATTTACATAAAATTAACAATTTTAACTCTATTCTAATAATTAATGCGGATATAACCTCAATATTTCTAAACGAACCGGTGTTTAGGTACTGTTATTTCCACTTAGACTTAGTGCAGGACAAGTTTTGTCACCAACCCTTGAAATCGGAGTCTTTACAATAGCTTATATGCAAGATAAAGCCTAAAATCTTATACTTTCCTATAGTGGAACAAAGGCGCGGGGCGCACGTTTAGCAACGTAGCGAATGGAACGAATGGAACGAATCAACTAAAGATAAAGGAATCATGCCACTAAAAACAGGGGTATGCCGACGCCTGAGCGGCGAGCCCGGTTTTAGTCGGCCTTCCCCTTAACGACGAACCGATGATGACTTATCGTAGGGTGCATTTCTAAAGTCGCCTAGTTGCTGGGCTCATGCGCCGGACGTGGCTATTCGGTTATTTCGTTACTCATAAGCACCTCATTTTATGCTTTCTTATCTTACAAAAAAATCGGAAAGGTCCAGATAGACCTCACCGACTTCCTTCTGACGTAATATCATATTTGAATTTATCACTTCGATACAGTATTTTCGTATATTCCAGTACTTTCTTAGTCTTTCTATCAATACAGTCCGTTTCCAGCACGATGAGAGGAACCATGCTACTACATGATAACAGCTCCTGTTCATAAGAAGTGGGAAACGTAATACTTAATAAGGAATGCTTACTCGCAAATTCCTCATAACCGAATTGGCGATAATAAGCAAACATGGATAATATTTGCGACCCTTCGTGAGCTATATTCGGAAACCGATCCTGATCTACAAACGACTGGTGAATCGCTATAGGTTCATCATCAATTAATCGCAGGCGACCAATTTTATAAATCGCTGCTTCTCGATTTGCCTGTAGCGTATCGTAAATTTTACTATCATAATTAATTTTGTTACAGTACATATTTTTGGTTGTCAAACGGTATCCTGCTCGTTTCATTTTATCAGTAAAACTGCTATTTCCTGTTAAGTGCAACTGAATTGGCTTGGATGTCTCCTTTAAAAAGCGCCCTTTCCCTTGTACTGAATAAATATAGCCACGTGCTTCTAGGGTTGTTAAAGCTTTTCTAGCAGTAATACGCGGCACTTTATGCTGATCTGCCAGCTTGTTTTCTGAGGGAATCTTTTCACCAGGTTTCATCGCTTTCGTAATGATTTTCTCCATTATATCGTCAATAATTTGCATTTCCTTATCTACAGGCATCCAGATACCTCCTTACTAACCTTGTGGATGTTTAAGATTAAACTGGGCACTATACATAAGAATTTGACTATCTAACAATCTTAGTGTGCTTGTCTTGATACGTAGTACATCTACCTTGGTCAAATGATTTTTCTATGGCACAACGTCCATTATCCTTTATATTTGAAAAAAAGAGCGTTTTTACTGTGAAGGAATGACAAATAGCCAAGCTACCTATCTCCCGTTCAAAAAAGAAAATTCATGAAGTCTCAAACAGCTTTTTATTGTTACATTATCAGCGATTGTTACGAACGGTTTTTTAGTAAGTATATCACAGAAAATACAAAAGATACGATGAAGCAAAGAAGTTTACCATCTCTCGCTTGGTTGCACAGCCAGATATGGTTATAAACGGTTTACAGAACACCGAAAATCAAGTCGCCGTCTAAACAACATGCGCCTGGGAAACTACCCTTTTTTACCAGATTTCCTTTTACTTCTAACACGCGTTTTCTCATGCAATGCTCAATCAATACAGCTTTTTTACAGCAGAACAAAGGCGCGGGGCGCCCGTTTAGCAACGTAGCGAATGGAACGAATCAACTAAAGATTTAGGAATCATGCTACTAAAAACAGGGGTATGCCGACGCCTGAGCGACAAGCCCGGTTTTAGTCGGCCTCCCTCTTAGTGACGAACCGATGATGACTTATCGTAGGGCGATTCGTGAAGTCGCCTAGTTGCTGGGCTCATGCGCTGGACGTGACTATTCGGTTATTTCATTATCCATAAGCACCTAAGTTTATACTTTCTTATTCTGCGAAAAAAACCAACAGTCTCGAACCAACTGTTGGGCTTAGCTTATCCCTATAAATTTTCTAAAAACACACGAATTACATCTACCCCACCAATAAACGTCCCTAAGGAGCTACCAATATTTGCTAACACTACGATTAATAAAACTCGCGTTACTTTATTGCGCCAAAAACCTTTCACTGTAAATACATCCTCTGACAGCCTCTCAAAATCCCGCACATGAGGTCTCTTAACATATGCCTGCACAAATCCAGCAAACCATCCAGCTGCAAGCAATGGATTTAATGAAGTAATCGGCGCTGCTATAAGTGCAGTTAAAATAGTTAACGGATGCCCAAGGGCAATCAACGCACCAATCGCGGATAACCCGCCATTCCAGATAATCCAGCTTAATGTTTGCTCCCAACCTGCTTGAGGATTAGCATAAAAGGTATATGCAATAATCGCCAAAATAAGTACAGGGATGGACCAACCGATGATTTTGGGCCATTTTGATTTTGGTGGGACTTCTCGTAATTTACTTAAATCATGATCTTTTTGAATTTGCTCTTTAATCCCAGGCACATGTGCCGCACCAAGCACGGCAACAATTTTATTCCCAGGCGCTTCTTTAATCTTTTGAGCTAAATATTGATCTCGTTCATCAATGAGAGGCTTTTTTAGCCTTGGAAACGAATCCGTAAATTCTTGTAAAATGGTGTGGATCGTGTCTTGCTGTTTCATTTTTTCCAGTTCTTCTTCAGATATCGTTTCTTTACTGAAAATACTCGCAATCACTTGGGTTAACAGCATTGCTTTACCTTTTAGCCCAATATTATTCCAAATTCGAGCAAAGGTAATTTGAATATTACGATCCGCCAACACAAGCTTTGCATTCACTTGTTCCGCTGATTCAATACCCTGAATCATTTCTTGACCTGGATTAATGCCAAATTGTTTAGCCATTCGTTTTTGAAAAGAAGAAATAGCTAAATTCATCAATAACAAGGAAGCCTTCTTTTCTTTAATCACCTTAAATATATCCATGTTCTTCCATTTATTATCGTCTTTAACGGATTGATATCGCTGTTCATCTAACTCTACACATACTGCATCAGGGTTCTCCGCTTCTATGACCTCTTTTACTTGTTCCGCACTATGTTTAGAGACATGGGCCGTACCAATCAGGATATATTCCTTATCATGCATATATATTCGTGTTATATTATCCTCTGTCATAGATTACCTTCCTTTACTCCCAACGTTTAAACTATTTTTATTATACGTTAAAAGCATATACATTGGAAGTTCAAGGAAAATCGCTCGAGTTCACGAGGAATTCGCCGGAGTTCACAGGAAAGTTGCACCGACGTCTGTCAAGTGGACACGATAATTTGTTCACAACTTTTTCGCCGAAGTTCACAATTTCATGTCTCGCTTATTTGATTTCGTTTAGAGATAAAGATTCTATTCTAAAGCATTTGTATTTGCAAACTGCATTTCCTGATTTTATCACCTAAAATGAACCATGGGGTACGCCCCATGGTTATTAGATAAACATTATTAAAACCTTCTAAACCCACAAGTAAATAAGCTTTGCAATCTCATATAATTATACATGGTACGGGCATGCCTTCCTTTCGCTGTTCGAGGGTCGATTTTTAAACGCATATGTTCGAGAAATGCTTTGTCACATTTACAATAATCTCTAGAACGGCGGTAACACATATCATGCGCTTTACAAATAGCGTCTACATCATTAATGGGCTCACCTGGTCCACTGCAACCAGGACCACACCAACGGTATCCATCAGGAAAGCATGATGTTGTTTCTCGTTGATGCCGCATTGTAAAACCTCCTATCTAAAGGTTCTACAACACTATATGCACCTCTTTATCAAATAGACGCTACACATGCCCCAGTTTATATTTGATGTGGCATATTTTCAAACAGTGACATAATTATATGTAAATAATAACAGTGCCAATAAATTAAATACTTTATACCCAAAAAACGCTAAACATTATTAGGTGTCCGGATTTTCTTCAACACCCTAGCTGGGTTCCCGCCAACTACAGTATTTGCCGGTACATCTTTTACTACAACAGATCCAGAGGCAATTACAGCATTATTACCAATTGTTACACCTGGATTAATAACTGCTCTCCCGCCGATCCATACATTATCACCAATCGTAACAGGTTTGCCAAGCTCTTTCCCTGAGTTTCTTGCATGCGGATCCAACGGGTGCGTTGCAGTGTA
This genomic interval from Virgibacillus pantothenticus contains the following:
- a CDS encoding ABC transporter ATP-binding protein; the encoded protein is MNITLNNISMQFAEVTAVDRLSVTIEEGSLVSLLGPSGCGKSTTLFMLAGLYQPTSGELYFGEQLMNKVSPEKRQIGMVFQNYALYPHMTVLKNIMFPLKMAKVAKKEARESAIAMAELVQIGHLLERKPSQLSGGQQQRVAIARALVKKPKLLLLDEPLSNLDARLRLEMREEIRRIQQTIGITTVFVTHDQEEALSISDKILLIKDGKYQQYSDAREIYEYPQNEFVGRFLGNPPMNQLPAVLETNKQFVRLEDTDQRIAITKQVTHEVEPQEQVIVGVRPEDLFVQSENEQGGITGETMMVERIGRDNLLNIQVGKRKIRAIVSPDTEVTIGKKVTLGIRPGYCHLFHADTGESLLMDEPIHSALKERVTC
- a CDS encoding GntR family transcriptional regulator, translating into MPVDKEMQIIDDIMEKIITKAMKPGEKIPSENKLADQHKVPRITARKALTTLEARGYIYSVQGKGRFLKETSKPIQLHLTGNSSFTDKMKRAGYRLTTKNMYCNKINYDSKIYDTLQANREAAIYKIGRLRLIDDEPIAIHQSFVDQDRFPNIAHEGSQILSMFAYYRQFGYEEFASKHSLLSITFPTSYEQELLSCSSMVPLIVLETDCIDRKTKKVLEYTKILYRSDKFKYDITSEGSR
- a CDS encoding TraB/GumN family protein — its product is MTEDNITRIYMHDKEYILIGTAHVSKHSAEQVKEVIEAENPDAVCVELDEQRYQSVKDDNKWKNMDIFKVIKEKKASLLLMNLAISSFQKRMAKQFGINPGQEMIQGIESAEQVNAKLVLADRNIQITFARIWNNIGLKGKAMLLTQVIASIFSKETISEEELEKMKQQDTIHTILQEFTDSFPRLKKPLIDERDQYLAQKIKEAPGNKIVAVLGAAHVPGIKEQIQKDHDLSKLREVPPKSKWPKIIGWSIPVLILAIIAYTFYANPQAGWEQTLSWIIWNGGLSAIGALIALGHPLTILTALIAAPITSLNPLLAAGWFAGFVQAYVKRPHVRDFERLSEDVFTVKGFWRNKVTRVLLIVVLANIGSSLGTFIGGVDVIRVFLENL
- a CDS encoding phospholipase, giving the protein MRHQRETTSCFPDGYRWCGPGCSGPGEPINDVDAICKAHDMCYRRSRDYCKCDKAFLEHMRLKIDPRTAKGRHARTMYNYMRLQSLFTCGFRRF